One Thermosphaera aggregans DNA segment encodes these proteins:
- a CDS encoding slipin family protein translates to MDPFTLLIILAIVLFIGIPLLSASIKIIREYERAVVFRLGRLLGAKGPGIIVIIPFFDNLAKVDLRLVSVDVPKQEIITRDNVSVKVDAVIYYRVIDPVAAITKVANFHYSVSLLGQTVLRDVLGQAELDDLLSRREELNKKISGILDEMTMPWGIKISAVTIKSVELPEELMRAMAKQAEAERWRRARIIEAEGERQASQILGEAARVYEEHPTALRLRELQTLIEVAREKALVVVTETGASSTGVSIASYKAIKEFEKKQGG, encoded by the coding sequence ATGGATCCATTCACACTACTTATAATTCTAGCGATAGTATTATTCATCGGGATTCCACTACTTTCAGCCAGCATTAAGATTATAAGAGAGTATGAGAGAGCTGTTGTTTTCAGGCTTGGAAGGCTTTTGGGCGCCAAGGGCCCTGGAATAATAGTCATCATCCCGTTCTTCGATAATTTGGCGAAAGTGGATTTAAGACTGGTCTCGGTTGACGTTCCAAAGCAGGAGATAATCACCAGGGATAACGTCAGCGTGAAGGTTGACGCTGTCATCTACTACAGAGTGATAGACCCTGTCGCAGCGATAACCAAGGTGGCTAATTTCCATTACAGCGTGAGCCTGCTCGGTCAAACCGTGCTGAGGGACGTGCTGGGGCAGGCTGAACTGGATGATCTCTTATCCAGGAGGGAAGAACTGAACAAGAAGATTTCAGGCATCCTGGACGAGATGACAATGCCCTGGGGTATCAAGATCTCGGCCGTTACGATCAAGTCGGTCGAGCTCCCCGAGGAGTTAATGAGGGCGATGGCAAAGCAGGCTGAGGCAGAGAGGTGGAGAAGAGCAAGAATTATAGAGGCTGAGGGCGAGAGGCAGGCGTCTCAAATCCTCGGCGAGGCTGCGAGAGTCTACGAGGAGCATCCAACCGCTCTAAGGCTTAGAGAGCTTCAGACGTTGATAGAGGTTGCGAGGGAGAAGGCGCTGGTAGTGGTTACGGAGACCGGGGCGTCGTCAACAGGGGTGTCGATCGCTTCTTATAAGGCGATTAAAGAGTTCGAGAAGAAGCAGGGAGGATGA
- a CDS encoding 4Fe-4S dicluster domain-containing protein: MPIWILRDFSKCSSCKLCEIVCSLKHENMVWPEAARIRIYEIIPGLPVISLCVQCDDYPCVSSCPFQALSVGEHGEVLVDKEKCTMCGACVTACPGNIPRILPGKQGVIICNLCNGEPECVKVCSEMGYHALQLVSKPEGGVVKNYLVKPEEASTKLLVKMMGEAE, encoded by the coding sequence ATGCCTATCTGGATTTTAAGGGACTTCTCCAAATGCTCCTCCTGCAAGCTTTGCGAAATAGTGTGTTCTTTAAAGCATGAGAACATGGTTTGGCCTGAAGCCGCGCGGATAAGGATTTACGAGATAATTCCGGGGCTGCCCGTCATCTCCTTATGTGTTCAATGCGACGACTACCCCTGTGTCTCCTCATGCCCGTTCCAAGCGTTAAGCGTGGGCGAGCACGGGGAAGTCCTGGTTGACAAGGAGAAGTGCACCATGTGCGGAGCATGCGTCACGGCATGTCCTGGAAACATACCAAGGATTCTCCCGGGCAAACAAGGGGTAATCATATGCAACCTGTGCAACGGGGAGCCGGAGTGTGTGAAAGTATGTAGTGAAATGGGTTATCACGCTCTACAACTGGTTAGCAAGCCTGAAGGAGGAGTTGTTAAAAACTACTTGGTAAAGCCTGAGGAAGCCTCGACGAAGCTACTGGTTAAGATGATGGGTGAGGCTGAGTGA
- a CDS encoding aldehyde ferredoxin oxidoreductase family protein produces MKGFWGRLLEVDLATGAAHVLEIPEKAYRMFLGGRGLATYLLAKKYGEKWRLLDPLSPENPLMLLTGPLTGYYPGVKLSVTGKSPQSNSVVGSVVSSEVAVELKASGFDGLVLKGGCEKPCYIYVENGRVHLRDASDIWGLGGLKLIKKFHSLLKEDVNGEPGTPFVYIGPAGENRVRTAAVMSKLAHAAGYGGYGAVMGVKKVKAIAVKGYGSLPSIYDPESLSSLFRSTLRNVRERMKRFRQWGTTEGTWYTGYYLSSMPVRNWQEEWHDVKNFSHVGFELETWVKNPWADWGCPVACMKLSLVKREGEVYVTDNPDYEMAAYLGSNLGVFNPKETVLLSSLADELGLCGIQTGNVMGFAIELYEKGVLTRDEVGYELKWGDVECLARLMRDIAYRRGIGEVLAEGTYRAARILSEQKGVDLTRYAVQVKGIAVGAHGVRSRRDYPQPISYALSAQGGDHTSVAGFPVDSTESETWYAILDSGVVCMFTVLDDKGLLEYLNIITGWGLNLNEFYSIGRRIITLQRLLLSLGGPDAEWGVKDDDNPPRFYEPLPTGPYRGSSIGRDEVEELKKKYYAEIGWDERGIPTEETLRALGLGEFAPLLNQVRE; encoded by the coding sequence GTGAAGGGTTTCTGGGGCAGGCTGTTAGAGGTTGACTTAGCTACCGGGGCTGCACACGTTCTCGAGATACCTGAGAAAGCATACAGGATGTTTCTCGGCGGGAGAGGGCTTGCAACCTACCTGCTAGCCAAGAAGTACGGGGAGAAGTGGAGACTGCTAGACCCGTTATCCCCTGAGAACCCGCTCATGCTGTTAACCGGGCCGCTGACTGGATACTACCCGGGCGTCAAGCTCAGCGTCACGGGGAAGTCGCCGCAGTCTAACAGCGTGGTGGGGAGCGTGGTTTCAAGCGAGGTCGCCGTTGAGCTTAAAGCTTCAGGGTTCGACGGTCTTGTCTTAAAGGGTGGCTGTGAAAAACCCTGCTACATTTACGTTGAAAACGGAAGAGTCCACTTGCGAGATGCCTCTGACATATGGGGTCTTGGAGGCTTGAAACTCATCAAGAAATTCCACAGTCTTTTGAAGGAGGACGTTAACGGAGAACCCGGTACACCCTTCGTCTACATAGGCCCGGCAGGGGAGAACAGGGTTAGGACAGCAGCTGTTATGTCGAAGCTGGCGCATGCAGCTGGTTACGGAGGCTACGGTGCAGTGATGGGCGTTAAGAAGGTGAAGGCTATAGCGGTTAAGGGGTACGGTAGCCTCCCTTCGATATACGATCCCGAATCCTTGAGCAGCCTTTTCAGGAGCACGCTTAGAAACGTTAGGGAGAGGATGAAAAGGTTCAGGCAGTGGGGCACTACTGAGGGAACATGGTACACTGGTTACTACTTGAGCAGCATGCCGGTGAGGAATTGGCAGGAGGAATGGCATGATGTGAAAAACTTCTCCCACGTTGGGTTTGAGCTGGAGACGTGGGTGAAGAATCCGTGGGCTGATTGGGGATGCCCAGTAGCATGCATGAAGCTGAGCCTTGTGAAACGTGAAGGAGAAGTATACGTTACTGATAACCCGGATTATGAAATGGCTGCTTACCTAGGCAGCAACCTCGGTGTTTTCAACCCTAAGGAGACTGTCCTACTCTCGAGCCTGGCTGACGAGCTAGGGCTCTGCGGGATTCAAACAGGCAACGTCATGGGATTTGCTATTGAGCTTTACGAAAAAGGGGTTTTAACGAGGGATGAAGTAGGCTATGAGTTGAAATGGGGGGATGTGGAATGCTTAGCTAGATTGATGAGGGATATAGCCTATCGGAGAGGCATAGGGGAGGTGTTGGCTGAGGGTACATACAGGGCTGCCAGGATTCTCTCTGAGCAGAAGGGAGTGGACCTGACAAGGTACGCTGTGCAGGTTAAAGGCATTGCTGTAGGAGCACACGGCGTTAGAAGCAGGAGAGACTACCCCCAGCCAATCTCCTATGCTCTCTCAGCCCAGGGCGGCGACCACACCAGCGTGGCAGGATTCCCGGTTGACTCGACCGAGTCGGAGACCTGGTACGCTATTCTCGACAGCGGTGTTGTATGCATGTTCACAGTGCTTGACGACAAAGGACTCCTAGAATACTTGAACATCATAACAGGCTGGGGTTTAAATCTCAACGAATTCTACAGCATAGGGAGAAGGATAATCACTCTGCAAAGACTGCTCCTATCGCTGGGAGGGCCTGACGCTGAGTGGGGTGTAAAAGACGATGACAACCCGCCTCGGTTCTACGAACCCCTTCCAACAGGACCCTACAGAGGAAGCTCCATCGGAAGAGACGAGGTGGAGGAGTTGAAGAAGAAGTACTATGCTGAAATAGGGTGGGATGAGAGAGGTATTCCTACAGAGGAAACTCTCAGAGCACTAGGTCTTGGAGAATTCGCGCCGCTATTGAACCAGGTTCGAGAGTAG
- a CDS encoding cation diffusion facilitator family transporter, with the protein MSRSDQARRRAGYLEAVASILLNTILFALKYYAALISSSVALMADAFHTLSDSLTSIVVLIGVELGFKPPDKEHPFGHQRIETIATIVIATMLGIVGYEFFKQSLEKLLSRESLTFSSIALGVMALSAVSKELLARWAERLGEKHEISSVKADAWHHRSDAIASLLIIAGLLLGETYWWLDGVLGLIVSGLIVYLAWGLIKTASNLLIGRSPLPVEEDELMKIVSSVAPQARDLHHIHIHEYGAHVEITLHLRLDPRISLEEAHRIATLIEEAVKNKLGWEVTVHLEPDMRIDYDHSTD; encoded by the coding sequence ATGAGCCGAAGCGACCAGGCGAGGAGAAGGGCTGGGTATCTTGAAGCGGTTGCCTCAATACTTTTAAACACTATTCTCTTCGCGCTCAAATACTACGCTGCACTGATCTCCAGCTCTGTAGCTTTAATGGCCGACGCGTTCCACACTTTATCAGATAGTTTAACATCAATAGTGGTCTTAATAGGGGTTGAACTAGGTTTTAAACCACCTGACAAGGAGCATCCTTTCGGCCATCAGAGAATTGAAACCATAGCAACAATCGTGATCGCCACAATGCTCGGCATAGTGGGATACGAGTTTTTCAAGCAAAGCCTTGAAAAGCTTCTCAGCCGGGAATCACTGACGTTTTCAAGCATAGCACTCGGCGTTATGGCTTTATCAGCTGTTTCAAAAGAGTTGCTTGCAAGATGGGCTGAGCGATTAGGGGAAAAGCATGAAATAAGCAGTGTTAAAGCAGACGCGTGGCATCACAGGAGCGACGCGATAGCATCTCTTTTAATAATTGCTGGTTTACTGCTAGGTGAAACCTACTGGTGGTTGGACGGGGTTCTCGGTTTAATAGTGTCCGGGCTTATCGTCTACTTAGCCTGGGGGCTTATCAAGACTGCTTCAAACCTATTAATAGGGCGAAGCCCCCTGCCTGTTGAAGAGGATGAGTTGATGAAGATAGTATCATCAGTAGCCCCCCAGGCGAGAGACCTCCACCACATACACATCCACGAGTACGGGGCTCATGTTGAGATAACCCTTCACCTTAGGCTTGACCCGAGGATCAGCCTAGAGGAAGCTCACAGAATAGCCACGCTAATTGAGGAAGCAGTTAAAAACAAGCTTGGATGGGAGGTAACGGTTCACCTAGAGCCGGATATGAGGATAGATTATGACCACTCAACCGATTAA
- a CDS encoding glycoside hydrolase family 13 protein: MYTELVYMNRRVSAVLAGLVLIAAIILASFLILNLEQAPGTTPTLTTTTTLTTPATETTTTQAKHYEDVYVSLVIEQLKCQPPKAPVYFRFTPFPNETITTVSVAGDFTGWTPHDMSMLDNGTWMALFCVTPGTVVYKYLINGAWVKDMSTGHYGLPVDPEAQGFVDDGFGGKNAVRQVSFPTDTRFFIHIDDDPVYLSLADEMLVARLFTSNIGDASVYVVAGEQQYRMKKQMWTDYTVVWYREMPFSETMQYFFIIDYGDHGLRIFKDPVNKYFNGNATSFFKQVSWVREAVGYQIFPDRFYNGDPSNDLRGNETDELWLNELAGGLKPVFSNWSDPITSLHCCHQYFGGDLAGVLAKLDYLDSLGVKMIYFNPIFLSGSVHGYDTYDYFIIDPKYGNETVLRALLDEAHRRGIKVIFDFVPNHVGIGFWAFQDVYRNGPQSPYWNWFIIKKWPFKLGDGSAYECWWGIGSLPKLNHSNPEVKQYLFSVALHWLEFGFDGLRIDVPLDVLDADNFYRELRILIKQRYPDAYIVAEIWTLSPEWLKGRHFDSLMNYALGRDILLQYAAGRKSGDQVFRELYSYYSQIPVSVAGMGFNIIGSHDTSRILTDLGGGRLGSTPTNESIRRLRLLVTLQFTVPGMPVIFQGDERGILGSSSYYDEHRYPIQWDKIIPEVFDYYLRMSWIKRNIPALKTSIISLYASNGPVIAFFRGYDNEVLVVANNNLDSTIFSLPTGKWVVLYPGEARIVEGELVVEGLTGMVLARYDYALSLGLIG, translated from the coding sequence ATGTATACAGAGCTGGTCTACATGAATAGGCGGGTGTCAGCTGTTTTAGCAGGGTTAGTCTTGATCGCGGCAATAATCCTAGCATCCTTCCTCATTCTTAACCTTGAACAAGCTCCAGGCACAACTCCAACGCTTACAACGACTACCACGTTAACCACCCCTGCCACCGAGACTACTACCACTCAGGCGAAGCATTACGAAGACGTGTATGTTTCACTGGTGATTGAGCAGTTAAAATGCCAGCCTCCTAAAGCACCGGTCTACTTTAGATTCACCCCGTTCCCTAATGAGACCATTACCACCGTCTCCGTAGCCGGCGACTTCACAGGCTGGACCCCTCACGACATGTCAATGCTTGACAACGGGACATGGATGGCTCTATTCTGCGTAACACCTGGGACAGTAGTTTACAAGTACTTGATCAACGGGGCTTGGGTAAAAGACATGTCAACCGGCCACTACGGGCTCCCAGTGGATCCTGAGGCACAGGGCTTCGTCGACGACGGCTTCGGCGGGAAAAACGCTGTCAGACAAGTCTCGTTCCCAACAGACACCAGGTTTTTCATCCACATCGATGACGACCCGGTGTACCTTTCGCTCGCGGATGAAATGCTGGTGGCTAGACTGTTCACGTCTAACATAGGTGATGCCTCAGTATACGTGGTCGCGGGGGAGCAGCAGTATAGGATGAAGAAGCAGATGTGGACGGATTACACAGTGGTATGGTATAGAGAGATGCCTTTCAGTGAGACCATGCAATACTTCTTCATAATCGATTACGGCGACCATGGTTTGAGAATATTTAAAGACCCTGTGAACAAGTACTTCAACGGCAATGCTACATCGTTTTTTAAACAAGTATCATGGGTTAGGGAAGCTGTGGGCTATCAGATTTTCCCGGACAGGTTCTACAACGGCGACCCCTCTAACGATCTGCGAGGCAATGAAACAGACGAGTTATGGCTTAACGAGCTTGCGGGAGGGTTGAAGCCAGTGTTCTCCAACTGGAGCGACCCAATCACCAGTCTTCACTGTTGCCACCAGTATTTCGGAGGGGATTTAGCAGGGGTTCTAGCAAAACTCGACTACTTGGACAGCCTCGGCGTTAAGATGATTTACTTCAACCCAATATTCCTCTCCGGCAGCGTCCACGGCTACGATACCTACGATTACTTCATCATTGATCCCAAGTACGGGAATGAAACAGTTTTGAGAGCTCTCCTAGACGAGGCTCACAGGCGCGGTATTAAGGTGATTTTCGACTTCGTCCCCAACCATGTCGGCATAGGCTTCTGGGCGTTCCAGGATGTCTACAGGAATGGTCCGCAGAGCCCCTACTGGAACTGGTTCATCATTAAGAAGTGGCCTTTTAAGCTCGGTGATGGAAGCGCTTATGAGTGCTGGTGGGGTATTGGAAGCCTTCCTAAGCTCAACCATTCAAACCCAGAGGTGAAGCAATACCTTTTCAGCGTAGCCCTTCACTGGCTTGAATTCGGCTTCGACGGGTTGAGAATAGATGTCCCCCTCGACGTGCTTGATGCTGATAATTTCTACAGGGAGTTAAGGATTCTCATCAAGCAACGTTATCCAGACGCATACATCGTGGCCGAGATCTGGACTCTAAGCCCTGAATGGCTTAAAGGCAGGCACTTCGATAGTTTAATGAACTACGCGCTCGGGAGAGACATCCTGCTACAGTACGCGGCTGGGAGGAAGAGCGGCGACCAGGTGTTTAGAGAGCTCTACAGCTACTATTCTCAAATCCCCGTAAGTGTCGCCGGAATGGGCTTCAACATTATAGGGTCGCACGATACCTCGAGGATTCTGACAGACCTTGGAGGAGGGAGGCTTGGCTCAACACCGACAAACGAGTCTATAAGGAGGCTGAGGCTCCTCGTCACTCTCCAGTTCACGGTTCCGGGCATGCCCGTTATTTTCCAGGGGGATGAGAGGGGGATCCTGGGATCGTCCAGCTATTATGATGAGCACAGGTATCCGATTCAGTGGGATAAGATAATACCCGAGGTTTTCGACTACTATTTGAGAATGTCGTGGATTAAAAGAAACATTCCGGCGTTGAAAACCAGCATTATTTCCCTTTACGCCTCGAACGGGCCGGTGATAGCATTCTTCAGAGGGTATGATAACGAGGTATTAGTGGTTGCAAACAACAATCTGGATTCAACAATATTCTCTCTTCCAACGGGTAAATGGGTGGTGCTGTATCCTGGTGAGGCAAGAATTGTTGAGGGGGAGTTGGTTGTCGAGGGCTTGACCGGCATGGTTTTAGCGAGGTATGATTATGCTCTCTCCCTCGGCTTAATCGGTTGA
- a CDS encoding rhomboid family intramembrane serine protease — MNSSMVVVPEQPVRYLKKRPVVTILLVLANLAVYFYTSRARSFLQTDPYYIYTYGFNPLLLPTLEGVKRIFTSMFIHADLFHILFNMLFLYLFGKSVEAVTGSLRFLLLYFIGGLGAVLFHIALIPIGGYEALVIPAVGASGAISAVLGAFFILFPHTRVSLCMFFFFLPICLPLPSSIYLLIWFAEQVIYGYLNLGGVAYFAHAGGFVAGVAAVWLIASGPINRLKTRLTSPLEEYLHSIGVFPRKFYTLGAGTKILVTILLLALLAGFYISWETNKEMTSVYSLSIEAGGVNDTVILYSREGSWIVSQSPVDTVRFVVNRLHPAGLLANPELASRSITNRSIPRYFVEIHGVRTPVNLYIDEAVYDENGLVEVFKGSMRSYFVIITASGEAFLDETKEVSVSFSIWRGQVETLKYINYSVYASAVLTLIAIGVVLAADRFSVVTDVAYE, encoded by the coding sequence TTGAACTCTTCAATGGTTGTTGTCCCGGAGCAACCTGTTAGATACTTGAAAAAGCGTCCCGTAGTGACAATACTGCTAGTCCTTGCCAACCTGGCTGTTTACTTCTACACTAGCAGGGCCAGGTCTTTCCTGCAAACAGATCCCTACTACATCTACACCTACGGATTCAACCCACTGCTTCTCCCAACGCTCGAGGGTGTTAAAAGAATCTTTACCAGCATGTTCATCCATGCAGACTTGTTCCACATATTATTCAACATGCTCTTCCTCTACTTGTTCGGGAAGAGCGTTGAGGCTGTGACAGGCTCTCTCAGATTTCTCCTCCTATATTTCATAGGCGGGTTAGGCGCAGTCCTGTTCCACATTGCTTTAATCCCTATAGGAGGCTATGAAGCCCTCGTCATACCTGCAGTAGGGGCTTCAGGAGCTATAAGCGCGGTCCTGGGAGCATTCTTCATCCTATTCCCGCACACCAGGGTTTCGCTTTGCATGTTCTTTTTCTTCCTCCCAATATGCCTTCCACTGCCCTCATCAATCTACCTGCTGATATGGTTCGCGGAGCAGGTGATATACGGATACTTAAACCTCGGCGGAGTGGCATATTTCGCGCATGCAGGAGGCTTCGTAGCAGGCGTGGCCGCAGTCTGGCTAATAGCCTCTGGACCGATAAACCGGTTGAAAACCCGGTTGACAAGCCCTCTAGAGGAATACCTTCACTCAATAGGTGTTTTCCCCAGGAAGTTCTACACGCTCGGTGCGGGAACCAAGATACTTGTAACAATCCTTCTCCTCGCACTCCTAGCAGGCTTCTACATTTCATGGGAGACGAACAAGGAAATGACAAGCGTGTACTCGCTGAGCATTGAGGCTGGAGGGGTGAACGACACGGTGATTCTTTACAGCAGGGAGGGCTCCTGGATCGTTTCCCAAAGCCCTGTGGACACTGTGAGATTCGTCGTGAACAGGCTCCACCCAGCAGGTCTCCTCGCCAACCCCGAGCTTGCCAGCCGGTCTATAACAAACAGGTCAATACCCAGGTATTTCGTTGAAATCCACGGTGTTAGAACACCTGTAAACCTTTACATTGATGAAGCCGTTTACGATGAAAACGGCTTGGTGGAGGTTTTCAAGGGAAGCATGAGAAGCTATTTCGTAATAATAACCGCGAGCGGGGAGGCATTTCTCGATGAAACCAAAGAGGTAAGTGTATCGTTCAGTATTTGGAGAGGCCAGGTTGAAACATTAAAGTACATTAACTACTCCGTGTACGCTTCAGCAGTCCTCACCCTTATCGCTATAGGCGTGGTGCTGGCTGCTGACAGGTTCAGCGTGGTAACAGACGTAGCTTACGAGTAG
- a CDS encoding ATP-binding cassette domain-containing protein produces MSSKPVVELEDLWARYSGGEWILKGLNLTVHKGESVLVVGATGSGKTTLARVLNGTAEPIYGVEVKGSYRVNGVEASGLDPFSLGLKIHVVSQNPYIHFLNFILEDDYRDYARKVYGERFEKQVVEKTLTRFNLRELRNCYFFNLSGGQARRAATGKALIPDPEVLVFDEPFMWLDDKGVDEFLDMLHLLKRLGKTIIVFEHRFNRVIRFFDKVFALRNGRIEEADLTALFRTAARKTLRTTLAQQSDRGGLGEVVLKLENVSFGYNEPVLNNTSLELRRGEGVAIIGLNGTGKTTLLKLITGYLKPWKGRVDVKGRLIYIPQLIHLFYTEGSLREEAVRLCESYGGGEACVQEALKALLKEGLNPDKPPSKLSHGQMVKAAVLLASKTVKPDLILLDEPFSGLTYVDRFNLVRLLSETPSAKLLTTSSIEFTSLLNNWRLMVLENGGLKPAKALEKPLNAVFSIELAKLLIGVEE; encoded by the coding sequence ATGAGCAGTAAACCGGTAGTGGAGCTAGAGGATTTGTGGGCGAGATATAGTGGTGGAGAATGGATTCTGAAAGGGTTGAACCTAACGGTTCACAAGGGGGAGTCGGTTCTCGTAGTAGGGGCAACAGGCTCCGGTAAGACAACCCTGGCGAGGGTTTTAAACGGAACCGCGGAACCCATCTACGGAGTTGAGGTGAAAGGCTCGTACAGGGTTAACGGTGTCGAAGCCTCAGGGCTCGACCCCTTCAGCCTCGGGCTGAAAATCCACGTTGTATCCCAAAACCCTTACATCCACTTTCTTAACTTCATCCTTGAGGATGACTACAGGGATTACGCGAGAAAGGTTTACGGTGAGAGGTTCGAGAAGCAGGTGGTTGAGAAAACCCTTACACGCTTCAACCTTCGCGAGCTACGCAACTGCTACTTCTTCAACCTTTCCGGAGGCCAGGCGAGGCGGGCCGCGACCGGGAAAGCCCTCATACCAGATCCTGAGGTGCTGGTTTTCGACGAGCCGTTCATGTGGCTGGATGATAAAGGTGTTGACGAGTTTCTCGACATGCTACACCTTTTGAAAAGGCTTGGTAAAACCATTATTGTTTTTGAGCACCGCTTCAACAGGGTGATCAGGTTTTTCGACAAGGTGTTCGCCCTGAGAAACGGGCGGATTGAAGAAGCGGATTTAACAGCACTATTCAGGACTGCAGCGAGGAAAACCCTTAGAACAACCCTGGCTCAGCAATCTGATCGGGGAGGGCTTGGAGAAGTGGTTCTCAAGCTGGAGAACGTGTCATTCGGCTACAATGAGCCCGTGTTGAACAATACCAGCCTAGAGCTCAGGAGAGGCGAGGGTGTTGCAATAATAGGGTTGAACGGGACTGGCAAGACAACTCTTCTCAAGCTTATAACAGGGTATTTGAAGCCGTGGAAGGGCAGGGTTGATGTAAAAGGCCGCTTGATATATATCCCGCAGCTAATCCACTTGTTCTACACGGAGGGAAGCCTCAGGGAGGAGGCTGTAAGGCTGTGCGAATCCTACGGTGGCGGCGAGGCCTGCGTTCAGGAGGCTTTGAAAGCACTATTAAAGGAGGGGTTGAACCCTGACAAGCCTCCGAGCAAGCTGTCTCATGGGCAAATGGTTAAGGCGGCAGTCCTGCTCGCCTCTAAAACGGTTAAGCCGGACCTGATCCTGCTGGACGAGCCCTTCAGCGGGCTAACCTACGTTGACAGGTTCAACCTTGTCAGGCTTCTCTCGGAAACACCTTCCGCGAAGCTTTTGACAACGAGCAGTATTGAATTCACCAGCCTTTTGAATAACTGGAGGCTCATGGTGCTTGAGAACGGGGGTTTGAAGCCGGCTAAAGCCTTGGAGAAGCCTTTGAACGCGGTGTTCAGCATTGAGCTTGCTAAGCTGTTGATAGGTGTTGAAGAGTGA
- a CDS encoding DUF4352 domain-containing protein, whose amino-acid sequence MKAISPVIATVIIVAVAIAISIAVALWLTGIVGGFTTVENLQITYAYVESITDDGWEINLKVENKGTATATIDEVFINGIPISTLVSQNKAEINPHVGGTNTVPIPAGQSQEITITLKEGFSSGQQVEVKLHTASGKEYPKMVTLP is encoded by the coding sequence ATGAAAGCAATCTCCCCAGTCATAGCCACAGTCATAATCGTAGCAGTAGCAATAGCAATTTCAATCGCAGTAGCACTATGGCTAACAGGCATAGTCGGAGGATTCACCACAGTAGAAAACCTTCAAATAACTTACGCCTACGTGGAAAGCATAACCGATGATGGATGGGAAATTAATTTAAAAGTGGAAAACAAGGGAACAGCAACAGCAACAATTGACGAGGTGTTCATAAACGGTATTCCGATATCTACCCTAGTGAGCCAAAACAAAGCAGAAATTAATCCACATGTTGGTGGAACTAATACGGTACCTATTCCTGCAGGACAGAGCCAGGAGATAACAATAACCTTGAAGGAAGGTTTCTCTTCGGGTCAGCAGGTTGAGGTAAAGTTGCACACTGCCAGTGGTAAGGAGTATCCGAAAATGGTTACTCTTCCATAA
- a CDS encoding potassium channel family protein: MFEESLLTQRIPPDIHRMLHEKPVKITYKAMPVREVLNNIWLQSDIALDLAFYSYFARDNDTAKLVLEINKSIDELLGQFILHTSLAYGRSREGGFAVLLAHYYASSMDTIVDSVKDIVYMLLTGYDVLVSYENILYYTEGEVIAPYTLAEDVRVMDITDKYPLDVILAAKNGEWRIAPGLREMISRGSRIYLRGFKENVYRFFRDKGVEIAEKPLENREAEQLIKGIIELKEFTRLMVDLAHYSLMEANPGVIQEVEDLEVYVDWKHLQVLNTLRECFGRIDSSTHVGLTTMLKELEDIADASNTISHITMMIGETPGEYYEVFKKVFETIGETLRTVTVVKEVELDKLTLWLRKYGGSVLAVKSGSEWIAHPLAKSLMLKPGDKIILAHQSEFTDEVNTILSKIS, translated from the coding sequence GTGTTTGAGGAATCCCTGTTGACCCAGCGAATCCCACCCGACATTCATAGAATGTTGCATGAGAAACCCGTTAAGATCACCTACAAGGCGATGCCGGTTAGAGAGGTTTTAAACAACATCTGGCTACAATCAGACATAGCCCTCGACCTTGCGTTTTACTCTTACTTCGCCCGTGACAACGACACTGCTAAGCTAGTCCTCGAGATAAACAAGAGCATCGACGAGCTACTCGGCCAGTTTATCCTTCACACGAGCCTAGCCTACGGGAGAAGTAGGGAGGGTGGTTTCGCAGTCCTCCTCGCACACTACTATGCTTCGTCAATGGACACTATCGTGGACTCGGTGAAGGATATAGTGTACATGCTTCTAACAGGCTACGACGTACTGGTCAGCTACGAGAACATTCTCTACTACACAGAGGGCGAGGTCATAGCCCCTTACACTCTCGCCGAGGATGTCAGGGTAATGGATATCACCGATAAGTACCCGCTAGACGTTATTCTCGCGGCGAAGAATGGGGAATGGAGGATCGCGCCGGGGTTGCGTGAGATGATTTCAAGGGGGAGCAGAATCTACTTGAGAGGCTTCAAAGAAAATGTTTACAGGTTTTTCAGGGATAAGGGCGTGGAAATCGCGGAGAAGCCGCTCGAGAACAGGGAGGCGGAGCAACTGATTAAAGGGATTATCGAGCTGAAAGAGTTCACAAGGCTGATGGTTGACCTAGCACACTACTCGCTCATGGAGGCCAACCCCGGGGTCATCCAAGAGGTGGAGGACCTTGAGGTCTACGTTGACTGGAAACACCTCCAAGTCCTCAACACCTTGAGAGAGTGCTTCGGGAGAATAGATTCCTCAACCCATGTAGGGCTGACGACCATGTTGAAAGAGCTCGAGGACATAGCCGACGCCAGCAACACGATAAGCCACATAACAATGATGATAGGGGAAACACCTGGAGAATACTACGAGGTCTTCAAGAAAGTATTCGAAACCATTGGTGAAACCCTTAGAACAGTCACTGTTGTAAAAGAGGTTGAGCTGGACAAGCTAACCCTGTGGCTCAGGAAATACGGGGGCTCAGTATTGGCTGTGAAAAGCGGCTCGGAATGGATAGCCCACCCCCTCGCTAAAAGCCTCATGCTAAAGCCAGGGGATAAGATAATACTAGCCCACCAGTCAGAGTTCACAGACGAGGTAAACACGATACTCTCGAAAATATCGTGA